Proteins encoded within one genomic window of Ostrinia nubilalis chromosome 5, ilOstNubi1.1, whole genome shotgun sequence:
- the LOC135072007 gene encoding uncharacterized protein LOC135072007: MMKCLFFLLFVAACQAYVARVTEEIPTPAVTGLELTFHQNGDKSLLLEWSPVENPEILGYRMTVWDVGSNLANEQGKIFSEVVVDASTTSARVGGLQYDTWYLPRVQAFTRTVASEWSNRRWVMFHSPLTRDGRQSYTVVE; the protein is encoded by the exons ATGATGAAGTGCTTATTCTTCTTGCTGTTCGTGGCTGCTTGCCAGGCCTACGTGGCCAGGGTGACTGAAGAAATTCCTACTCCAGCAGTAACTGGACTTGAACTAACATTTCATCAAAATGGTGACAAATCCTTGCTGTTAGAATGGAGCCCTGTGGAGAACCCAGAAATTCTTGGATACAGG atgaCAGTATGGGACGTGGGATCG AATCTAGCCAACGAACAAGGCAAGATATTCAGCGAGGTTGTAGTTGACGCTAGTACGACCAGCGCACGTGTAGGAGGCCTTCAGTATGACACCTGGTACCTTCCGAGAGTCCAGGCCTTCACCAGAACTGTGGCCAGTGAGTGGTCCAACCGTAGGTGGGTCATGTTCCATAGCCCACTCACACGGGATGGACGCCAGTCTTACACTGTGGTGGAATAA
- the LOC135072028 gene encoding uncharacterized protein LOC135072028, translated as MMMKCLFFLLVVAATQAYVAKVAEVVPTPVANRLDVFYSSSFQLALELGWIPVQNSANPILGYKVSAFDQGSTVSNDQSNVFKEVIVGADATSAQVEGIQVGVWYLVRVQAFTSTAISEMSPRWWIMLHPQTRDGKMMYSVMK; from the exons ATGATGATGAAGTGCCTATTCTTTCTGTTAGTGGTGGCTGCAACCCAGGCCTACGTGGCGAAGGTGGCAGAAGTCGTTCCTACTCCAGTAGCGAATCGCCTGGATGTATTTTACTCCAGCTCTTTCCAGTTGGCCTTAGAGCTGGGATGGATCCCCGTGCAGAACTCGGCTAACCCAATTCTTGGATACAAG GTTTCAGCGTTTGACCAGGGATCG ACTGTGTCTAACGATCAAAGCAATGTATTCAAGGAGGTCATAGTCGGCGCGGACGCAACCAGCGCCCAAGTGGAGGGCATCCAAGTCGGCGTCTGGTACCTCGTGAGGGTCCAGGCCTTCACCAGCACTGCCATCAGTGAAATGTCGCCTCGCTGGTGGATCATGCTCCATCCTCAAACGAGGGATGGAAAGATGATGTATTCGgtgatgaaataa
- the LOC135072084 gene encoding uncharacterized protein LOC135072084: MCAPAAAALMLAALAALPCRGTDADTAPRVPKEQETGFQPTINVIYQMLHTTVHNQTKGLNYTNFENVEECCNNTVEYKDKGANVVNDNDMRNRRRRLVNVGRTVYGVPSEVRGDEVTSTTMATSPPPVMERRRKPGETGSSAPLLNYIFDTYSNTHQHRNGKVSPGNSIYAAAAPEIEALVGSTAHLDCKVDALHDKLVSWVRRKSDEQPMELLTTGTQQYTADDRYSARFIPPDIWRLEVKEVRPSDAAHYDCQLSAHPPRTARVTLHVPEVSVRIVDGAGAEVSEQVCELGSTVALRCEVRGLKMEGGPSLLWFRREALLNDDTTRGGISVRTEFGANGANSVLRVARVRNDDAGRYTCSVARAPPPAPPPAHVILHVIKGESLAELHQGGNSCSAATNLWLLVIVAILHRHIYIY, translated from the exons ATGTGCGCGCCGGCCGCAGCGGCGCTAATGCTCGCCGCTCTCGCTGCTCTGCCTTGTCGAG GTACCGATGCCGACACCGCTCCAAGAGTCCCAAAAGAGCAAGAAACAGGCTTCCAACCTACGATTAACGTTATATACCAAATGTTACATACAACGGTACATAACCAGACAAAAGGTCTTAATTACACGAACTTTGAAAATGTTGAAGAGTGTTGTAATAATACTGTAGAATATAAAGATAAAGGTGCTAATGTAGTCAATGATAACGATATGAGGAATAGAAGGAGGAGGCTAGTTAATGTGGGTAGGACAGTTTATGGGGTGCCAAGTGAAGTGAGGGGTGATGAGGTGACGTCAACGACGATGGCGACGAGCCCTCCTCCGGTGATGGAGAGGAGACGAAAGCCTGGAGAGACGGGATCCAGTGCACCACTGCTCAACTATATCTTTGACACGTATTCCAACACACACCAACACAGGAATGGCAA AGTCAGTCCTGGAAACAGCATTTATGCAGCAGCAGCACCAGAAATTGAGGCGCTGGTCGGCTCCACAGCACATCTGGATTGCAAAGTGGACGCGCTCCACGATAAACTG GTGTCATGGGTCCGAAGAAAAAGCGACGAACAGCCAATGGAGTTGCTGACAACTGGAACTCAACAGTATACTGCTGATGACAG GTATTCAGCAAGATTCATCCCGCCAGACATCTGGCGGTTAGAAGTGAAAGAAGTAAGGCCGTCCGACGCTGCTCATTACGACTGCCAACTGTCAGCGCACCCGCCTCGGACAGCCCGGGTGACTCTACACGTGCCTG AGGTGTCAGTACGAATAGTGGACGGTGCGGGAGCAGAGGTGTCGGAGCAAGTCTGCGAGCTGGGGAGTACCGTCGCCCTCCGCTGCGAAGTGAGAGGCTTGAAGATGGAGGGAGGACCCTCGCTTCTGTGGTTCAGGAGGGAAGCACTCCTGAACGATGACACTACCAGGGGAGGAATCAG CGTGCGAACAGAATTCGGCGCGAACGGCGCGAATTCGGTTCTGCGGGTAGCGCGTGTTCGCAATGACGACGCGGGCCGTTACACGTGTAGTGTGGCGCGTGCGCCGCCTCCCGCCCCTCCCCCCGCTCATGTTATATTACACGTTATCAAAG GAGAGAGCCTTGCCGAGCTGCACCAAGGGGGCAACTCGTGTTCCGCAGCGACCAATCTCTGGCTGCTTGTTATAGTCGCCATTTTACACCGtcacatttacatttattaa